The following nucleotide sequence is from Callithrix jacchus isolate 240 chromosome 12, calJac240_pri, whole genome shotgun sequence.
acGGTCCCCGCCCGACCTTCGCCGGGCACCATCCAGAGCCGCTGCTGCACCATCACCCGCAGAGCCCTGGAGCGGCACCCAGGGCGCCAGGGCCCCTATGGAGAGTGTGTGGACCCTGTGCCACACGCTACGACAGAGCAGTGAGGGCGGATCTCCCTGGccagcaggggtgggaggggggcgCTTTACTATTCCTCTGAATAAAGCTTGTTCTGAATGACCCCTGCTGTCTCAGCCTGCTCAGCCGGGTCTCTGACAGGCCAGGGTGTGGGGATGGGCTAGCAGGGCCCCTTTGGGCGGCTAGGTAgggtgttggccaggatggggtCTAGACTGGAGCCCAAAGAGACCAAGCCGGCTAGGTGAGCGCGCCTTTAGGGGTTCCCCAGGGTGTTGGGAATGGACTGGAGAGAGAAGCAGCTGGCTAGGAGAGGGTGCCTTTATGGGTTTCCCAGGGCATGGGGGCGGCGGCCAGCACAGGCAGCTTCATGTTGTGCCACAGGAAGTCTAGGAAGGTGGCGGCCTGGAGTGTCCGGCTGAGCCGCTGAAAGTGCCGCTCTGGGGAGGACAGAGGGAGGTCAGGGGGTATCTACACATCCCCCAGGATGTCCGCAACCCCAGCTGTGCCTGCGTACCAGTGTAGGGCAGCAGGGCCTCAAGTGCTGCATGCACGCCTTCGTAGGCCAGCAGCTCCTCAGGGTCCTCGTGCCGCAGGAGCACACCCAGCACGGCCTGGGCCTCGTGGCAGTTGCGCGAGTTGGTGTTCCATGTGACGCAGAAGCGCAGCAGGGCCTCTGTGAGTGACAGGACCGTCATCCTCTCACCCGGTCAATCCACCATGACTGGCCCCTGCCCACCGGGCCACCCACCCTGACTAGCTCCCAACCTTTCTGGTCTCGCCTCAGTCGGAGCACGGTGGCTTCCAGCTTCTCACAGGCCTCAGGGTCCCTCCGAATGGCTGTAGGAGGAGGGAAGGTTGAGCTGGGGAAAGCAGAGCCCAGTGGTCCAGAGACCCGGCTCCTCACCCCCAGGGGTGGTCCCTGACCCTGGATGACGGTCAGCACGGTGTGGGGCCGATCCAGGGAGACGGCCAGGCCCAGCGCCCGCAGGTACCGCTTCTCATGCAGCAGGTTGTCCAGCTCTTGTTGCCTGCcagaaggggaggagaggccaCTGAGGGTCACTGGCTGGGGTTGCAGGCAGAGAGCTATAGCAGTCAGTAGGCGGTGAGCCTGCTGctcggcctcagtttccctacagCACAGACTGTGCTGGGTGATGCAGTGTATCATGGGGTGATGCTGGGAGGGGCGCCACTGCCCTGGCCTTACCTGACCGCCtgctcctcctgcctggcctGCTCCTCTGCCTGCTCCGCCTCGGTCACATCCTGGGGTGAGACTGGGGTCAGATGGGGCCCCCATGccaccccacctcctccccaccctcaggCCTACAACCTTCCAGAGGATGACTCGGGAGTCGCTGGCGCCAGTGAGGGCGCGGTCGTCCAGCCGGCTGCAGTGCAGACCCCAGACCTTGTCATCGTGGGCATCCAGCGTCCGCACGCACTCGTTGTTCTTGATGGTCCAGAGCTTCACAAGGCCATCTGAGCCGCTGggtttggggtggggagaggctCAGCATCAGGCAGCTCCCACACCTGGCCCCGTCgctgccccaccccagcccactcACCTGGACAGCAGCTGTGTGCCCCGGCTCACAAAGGCCACCTTCAGCACAGAAGCATCATGCCCCTCAAATGTCTGCAAGGTTGAGGCAGGGCATGAGATGTCACCAGGGCGGGAGGCGTGGAGGGCCTGGAGCGCTGCTTACCTTGAGACAGCTAAAGTCCTGGAGCGCCCAGAGCTTGATGGTGCCATCAGCTGAGGCTGTGGCCAGCACCTGGTCCATGGGAGAGAACTGGACACACCAGAGGCCACGCCGGTGGCCTGAGAAGACGCCCAGCAGCTGGCACTGCGGCAGGGCCCAGAGCTTGGCCGTGCGGTCCTGCGAGCCAGTGGCCAACAGCTTGTCGTTGGGGGCAATAGCCACGCTGTTGATGTCCTGGCAATAGGAGCAGGTGGTGGCTCAGCATCCCCATCCCCCTGCCAGCAAGGGCTGGgccacacccccaccccagtgGCTGCGGATTCACCTTATCATGGCAGCGCTGAGTGGTCTGGGGCTGCAGGAGGACAGGGCCGCTGTCTGGAGCTGTGTTCTTAGACAGCAGGGCTTTGGGAAGAGGCCACAGCTTCACAGTGCAGTCCTGGCTGCCCGTCACCAGGAAGGACTCCTTCAGCCTGTGGCCcaacagggagggaggaggagacacAGCTGAGCCCTGGCCAGCCTTGATGGGCAGCTCAGACCATAGGGCCTGTCTCAGGATGCAGATTGGCCTGGGTCACCTCTAGGCACCTGAAGGACCAAGCCCTGCCTACGCTGTCCACCTGCAGCACCTGGTGACTCAGCTCCAGCCACAGGACCCCAGCCCTGCATGCAGGGATCCCCTCTCCATCTGGGCCTGATGCAGAGTCCCTCTCTCTGTCCAGTGCCCTTCGCCCTTTAACCACTTTGCCAGGGGTACTTCTGAGGACTGCCCCCAAGACACCTAGGGACTCCCCCATCCTGTTCTGTTGCACATGTCTGGGCTGGAGCCTCAAAGCTGCCGCCTCCTCAGATCCCTGAGTGGCAGCCCCTGCTGGCAGGCCTGGGCATCCACCTTCCTGACACTCTGGGCCCAGCCCCGACCTACTCACTACCTAGAGCAGCAGACGGTGCCGACACTGTGCGTGTGGCCGGGACCCTGAGCCACGCAGACCACCTGGCCAGCCTTGTTCATCCTCCAGATTCGGACACTCTGATCCTGGAGAAGGGGAGTGGAGGAGAGAGGCTGGTCTGTGGACCTACCATGTGGCCTCCCCGCCTAGTGCCCCTGCCCCTACCTCTCAGGGCACCTCACCTTGGCACAGCTGGCAAAGAGCCACCCCTTCCGGAACACATCCAGAGCCAGAACGATATCTGAAAACATGGTGGGGGAGGTACAGGTCACAGGGCAAGATGGGGGAAGGGAAGCAAGCAAGGGACCCAGGTGGGCTGCCCCACTCACCCGTGTGGCCGTGGAGGATCTGGCAGGCTGATGTCTGCAGCTCAAACACTTTCAGGCAGGGGCTATTGGAGGCCACGATGATGTGGGAGTCCTCAGGTCCGAGAAACCGGACATCCAGGACCTCCTCACTATAGCCAGCAAACTACAcaagggcaggaggcaggagatgTGAGCCAGGCCCCAGCGAGAAGAGGGCTGGCACCCACAGCCCCTCCCCTCCGCAGGCTAAGCAGGGGCAGATGTGCACCTGCTTCTGCAGCCGCAGGGAGCGAGCCTCGTAGAGCAGCAGGTTGTGGTCTGCAGTGGCGCTGAGGAGCAGGCCGGCAGTGCGGGCCAGGGTGCAGTGGGTCAGCTCCCGCCCAGGGCCCGGTGGCCGGGCCTGTGTGTACACACACTGCCCAGAAGCTGCCTCCCACACACGCAGAGTGCCTGGGTGGGTGGGGACAGGCTGTGAGACTCCTAAGGTTCACAGGCCTTCCCCAGCTCCTACCACCTGCCCGAGGCCCGGCCCCACGCACCTTGGTCGCCAGCTGTCAGGAAGTGCAGGCCTGGGGACTTCACACCCAGCTCAGATGCCGGCTCCTCTGGCAACAGCACAGCGGTCTCCACGCTCTGGAGGTGAACTGGGTCACAGGCTGCTGACACCCCCCCGAACCCAActcaccaggcctggcctccagGTGTCCCTACCTCAAACACCGGCACAGTCCTCACAGCCTGGTGGCTCTGAAGGTCCCAGATGATACAGATCTTGTCACGGCCGGAGCTGGGGGAGCAACAGCTACCTGAGGTCAAGTCTGAGCCTCGGCCCCTGCTTTCGCAGCCTCCCCGCCTACCAGGGCATGCTGCTGACCTGAGCATAGTGTGGCCGTCGGCACTGAAAGCCAGTGAGGTGACAGCGCTGTAGTGGGCAGTCAGCACAGCCAGGCACGACCGATCCTGCAGTGACCACACGCGGATGGCAGCATCTGCGGCCGAGGAGAAGAGCAGCAGGCGTGTGGGGTCTGGGTGGAAGGCCACCAGGCTGCAGGTGGGACAGGATGGGTGAGCTCAGCAGCCTGGGGGTGCCCCGTACTCTCCTTCACCCCGCCATTCCCCTCACACGTACTGCACAACACCGGGCGAGCCTCGGAAGTGGTGTGTCCCGTAGTGCCGCACGACATCCCAGACGCGCACAGCCCCGTCACAGCCGCCTTCGGGGAAGCAAGGTGAGGGGCTGGAACGCCCAAAGACCCTCCATCTGTGCCTGCCACCCACCTGCCCAGCAGGGCCCTACCCGTGGCTAGCAGCGTGGAGGTGGGGTCGAAGGTCATGGTGGCCACGGGGGCTGTGTGTATCGCCTTCCAAAGGCGGGTAACGCTGCCCTCTCGCCAGGCCCACTGAGCCAGCAGCAACGCCCGGCTGGCTGTCACCAGCACCTAGGGGAGGATACAGGTCAGCAGAGGGGCGCCAACACCCTCCCGGACTCAGTCCCCACTGGGCCCCACCCTCCATACCTCATCGTCGGGGCTGAGATCAAAGGCAGTGATATCCTCCTGGTCCTCCTAGGGGAAAGAGCAGTGTGCAGAGGGCTGTGTGAAGGCGCTGGCCCCGCCGCTTGCCCCTCACCCACTCAGGTTGTCCTCACCTGCTCCAGACTCTGCAGCACGGCCCCTGAGGCCACCTCCAGAATGTTGACTCTGGTGCCACAGACACAGAAGAGGTGCTGGCCAGTCTGGTCCAGCTGGGGACAATGGGGTCTCAGCCAGGCAACATTTGGTaccccctgcagcctctggctgcccacccccaaccctgccccAGATCTATACCTGTACTTTTCCGCCCTTGTAGAAAGGTTCGATTTTGCGCTCCACAACATAGCTAGAAGAGTACGGGGAAGTGAGCGTCACCCATCCCCTCGATCCCCAGGGTCCAGCCCTGTGCTGGGTGTTCCTCTTGAGGTGACCACAATGGCCCCTGCCCTTGAATTTCAGGGCAACAGCAGGGATGGGGCACGGGGTGGAACCAGCAGCACTGCAGGGGGCGGTTGCCACTCCCAAGCCACTGAGAAGCAGACTCAGAGCTGGCTGATGATCCCTGAGGCAGTAGGGGGTGGGCCTTCGTCAGGCGGAGGCAGCCCAACACCCCAGGGCTCCCAGGGATTCCTCAGGGAGAGCCAGGTGAGTCCCTGGGGCCACCCCTGCTGGCGGTGGGTAGCTGAGCCTGGGTAGCAGCCCAGAGCACAACCTCCCAGCGTCTTCATCCCTGAGATCTGGcatacctctccccctccctggctcctccctctgtccccaggccTACCCAGAGCCCAGGTCCCATGAGCAGAGGTCATTTCTGTGACCTCaccctgcccctcctccttccctctccactGCCTCCCACCTGGTCCAGACCATCACAATCTCTGGCCATTTCACTGGGCCCCCACCTACGTCTTAACTGTGCTGCTAGGTCCTTTCGAACATAAGTGAAGATGTCACTGCCCCACATCAGACCCTCACTGTGTCCACACACTTCCCAGACCTTCTCCAGAAGGGCTCTGACAACCTTGCCTCTGCTTCCCTTCCCTCTCATGGCCCACCATGGTTCCTTTCCCAGCCCCTGGGACAGGTTTCCTATCTTCCCCGTCCCCTGTGTGTGGCCTGGGCTTCCCTTCCCAGAGGTCAGGGCCTGGCTCAGTGCGCTTCTGGAAGCTTGACTGCCAAGACGAAAGCAACCCCTCAGCCCCTGAACCCAGTCGACCCTCCCACGGCGGTGCTGCCAGCCAGGGGCTTTCCTTTACCAGTGCTCGGCACAACCAAAGCCCCACAGCCGCCGATGGAAATGATAATCCCATGCGACTGCGCTGCCACGGCGGGGGCACCCCTGAGGTCACCTGGGAGTGACAGGGCACAGGACTGAGGCCCTCCTGGGCTTCGGCAGACCTGCCCTCCCCTGCTGTCTCCCCGCTCCCTGGAGAAAAGGGTTCGAGGGTGGTGAGTCCCCAGGCCGAGTGCTTAGAGGTGGTTCTTCGTCTCCGCCGTTTGCCGGGACCAGCCCCGACCTACGCTcagccctcccctgccctcacCCGGACTTCTGGTCCCCACTTCACCCCACAGCCGGCTTCTCGTTGAGCCCAGGCTGCTGCGCCCGGGCTTAGGTCCCCGTCCTCCCCGAGGGCAGTCGGAGCCTGCTCTCCCACCTAGTATCATCGCAGCCTCCGCGACCCCGCGGGCCGGCGCACACGTACCCCCTCCCCTCCCAGACCCCAATGGACGCCCACTCCACGCGCGTCTCCGCCACGCCTGCTGCGAACCCGGCTCCCTCCCCGCGTGGCCCCAGCGCTCCGAGCTCACTTGGCCTTGAAGCGGCCCACTCCGGCCGCGGTCTCTGCCATGTTGCGGCCGCCGCTCCCGCCGAAACCGGCTAGAACCCCGGCAGCCTCCACCGCGTGAGGAGGGAGGTTGGCACGGAGCTCCGCACTCCCGGCGCGCTGAGATGGCGTCACCACGCGCGACGCCTGTGACGTCACCGGCGCCGCGCGCTTGTCGCCATTTCTGCTGCAGGTTATGGCGGCTGTATCCGGAAGTGGAAGCGGGCGGAGGTGTTTCCGGCCTGGAGGGTGGGCTGTGAGCCGTGACGGTGCTGCGCGGGCGGATGCGGGAAACTAGCGTGGGTGGCATCGCCGtagcctggcctgttttttttttttgttttttttttaaagacgggttttaccatgttggccgggatggccttgaactcccaacctcaggtgatcctcccgccttgtcctcccaa
It contains:
- the TBL3 gene encoding transducin beta-like protein 3 isoform X3, with translation MAETAAGVGRFKANYVVERKIEPFYKGGKVQLDQTGQHLFCVCGTRVNILEVASGAVLQSLEQEDQEDITAFDLSPDDEVLVTASRALLLAQWAWREGSVTRLWKAIHTAPVATMTFDPTSTLLATGGCDGAVRVWDVVRHYGTHHFRGSPGVVHLVAFHPDPTRLLLFSSAADAAIRVWSLQDRSCLAVLTAHYSAVTSLAFSADGHTMLSSGRDKICIIWDLQSHQAVRTVPVFESVETAVLLPEEPASELGVKSPGLHFLTAGDQGTLRVWEAASGQCVYTQARPPGPGRELTHCTLARTAGLLLSATADHNLLLYEARSLRLQKQFAGYSEEVLDVRFLGPEDSHIIVASNSPCLKVFELQTSACQILHGHTDIVLALDVFRKGWLFASCAKDQSVRIWRMNKAGQVVCVAQGPGHTHSVGTVCCSRLKESFLVTGSQDCTVKLWPLPKALLSKNTAPDSGPVLLQPQTTQRCHDKDINSVAIAPNDKLLATGSQDRTAKLWALPQCQLLGVFSGHRRGLWCVQFSPMDQVLATASADGTIKLWALQDFSCLKTFEGHDASVLKVAFVSRGTQLLSSGSDGLVKLWTIKNNECVRTLDAHDDKVWGLHCSRLDDRALTGASDSRVILWKDVTEAEQAEEQARQEEQAVRQQELDNLLHEKRYLRALGLAVSLDRPHTVLTVIQAIRRDPEACEKLEATVLRLRRDQKEALLRFCVTWNTNSRNCHEAQAVLGVLLRHEDPEELLAYEGVHAALEALLPYTERHFQRLSRTLQAATFLDFLWHNMKLPVLAAAPMPWETHKGTLS
- the TBL3 gene encoding transducin beta-like protein 3 isoform X4, with the protein product MLWSAKSNLSTRAEKYRVNILEVASGAVLQSLEQEDQEDITAFDLSPDDEVLVTASRALLLAQWAWREGSVTRLWKAIHTAPVATMTFDPTSTLLATGGCDGAVRVWDVVRHYGTHHFRGSPGVVHLVAFHPDPTRLLLFSSAADAAIRVWSLQDRSCLAVLTAHYSAVTSLAFSADGHTMLSSGRDKICIIWDLQSHQAVRTVPVFESVETAVLLPEEPASELGVKSPGLHFLTAGDQGTLRVWEAASGQCVYTQARPPGPGRELTHCTLARTAGLLLSATADHNLLLYEARSLRLQKQFAGYSEEVLDVRFLGPEDSHIIVASNSPCLKVFELQTSACQILHGHTDIVLALDVFRKGWLFASCAKDQSVRIWRMNKAGQVVCVAQGPGHTHSVGTVCCSRLKESFLVTGSQDCTVKLWPLPKALLSKNTAPDSGPVLLQPQTTQRCHDKDINSVAIAPNDKLLATGSQDRTAKLWALPQCQLLGVFSGHRRGLWCVQFSPMDQVLATASADGTIKLWALQDFSCLKTFEGHDASVLKVAFVSRGTQLLSSGSDGLVKLWTIKNNECVRTLDAHDDKVWGLHCSRLDDRALTGASDSRVILWKDVTEAEQAEEQARQEEQAVRQQELDNLLHEKRYLRALGLAVSLDRPHTVLTVIQAIRRDPEACEKLEATVLRLRRDQKEALLRFCVTWNTNSRNCHEAQAVLGVLLRHEDPEELLAYEGVHAALEALLPYTERHFQRLSRTLQAATFLDFLWHNMKLPVLAAAPMPWETHKGTLS
- the TBL3 gene encoding transducin beta-like protein 3 isoform X5 encodes the protein MSCGTTGHTTSEARPVLCNAAIRVWSLQDRSCLAVLTAHYSAVTSLAFSADGHTMLSSGRDKICIIWDLQSHQAVRTVPVFESVETAVLLPEEPASELGVKSPGLHFLTAGDQGTLRVWEAASGQCVYTQARPPGPGRELTHCTLARTAGLLLSATADHNLLLYEARSLRLQKQFAGYSEEVLDVRFLGPEDSHIIVASNSPCLKVFELQTSACQILHGHTDIVLALDVFRKGWLFASCAKDQSVRIWRMNKAGQVVCVAQGPGHTHSVGTVCCSRLKESFLVTGSQDCTVKLWPLPKALLSKNTAPDSGPVLLQPQTTQRCHDKDINSVAIAPNDKLLATGSQDRTAKLWALPQCQLLGVFSGHRRGLWCVQFSPMDQVLATASADGTIKLWALQDFSCLKTFEGHDASVLKVAFVSRGTQLLSSGSDGLVKLWTIKNNECVRTLDAHDDKVWGLHCSRLDDRALTGASDSRVILWKDVTEAEQAEEQARQEEQAVRQQELDNLLHEKRYLRALGLAVSLDRPHTVLTVIQAIRRDPEACEKLEATVLRLRRDQKEALLRFCVTWNTNSRNCHEAQAVLGVLLRHEDPEELLAYEGVHAALEALLPYTERHFQRLSRTLQAATFLDFLWHNMKLPVLAAAPMPWETHKGTLS
- the TBL3 gene encoding transducin beta-like protein 3 isoform X1, with protein sequence MPPTLVSRIRPRSTVTAHSPPSRPETPPPASTSGYSRHNLQQKWRQARGAGDVTGVARGDAISARRECGAPCQPPSSRGGGCRGSSRFRRERRPQHGRDRGRSGPLQGQLDQTGQHLFCVCGTRVNILEVASGAVLQSLEQEDQEDITAFDLSPDDEVLVTASRALLLAQWAWREGSVTRLWKAIHTAPVATMTFDPTSTLLATGGCDGAVRVWDVVRHYGTHHFRGSPGVVHLVAFHPDPTRLLLFSSAADAAIRVWSLQDRSCLAVLTAHYSAVTSLAFSADGHTMLSSGRDKICIIWDLQSHQAVRTVPVFESVETAVLLPEEPASELGVKSPGLHFLTAGDQGTLRVWEAASGQCVYTQARPPGPGRELTHCTLARTAGLLLSATADHNLLLYEARSLRLQKQFAGYSEEVLDVRFLGPEDSHIIVASNSPCLKVFELQTSACQILHGHTDIVLALDVFRKGWLFASCAKDQSVRIWRMNKAGQVVCVAQGPGHTHSVGTVCCSRLKESFLVTGSQDCTVKLWPLPKALLSKNTAPDSGPVLLQPQTTQRCHDKDINSVAIAPNDKLLATGSQDRTAKLWALPQCQLLGVFSGHRRGLWCVQFSPMDQVLATASADGTIKLWALQDFSCLKTFEGHDASVLKVAFVSRGTQLLSSGSDGLVKLWTIKNNECVRTLDAHDDKVWGLHCSRLDDRALTGASDSRVILWKDVTEAEQAEEQARQEEQAVRQQELDNLLHEKRYLRALGLAVSLDRPHTVLTVIQAIRRDPEACEKLEATVLRLRRDQKEALLRFCVTWNTNSRNCHEAQAVLGVLLRHEDPEELLAYEGVHAALEALLPYTERHFQRLSRTLQAATFLDFLWHNMKLPVLAAAPMPWETHKGTLS
- the TBL3 gene encoding transducin beta-like protein 3 isoform X2; translation: MPPTLVSRIRPRSTVTAHSPPSRPETPPPASTSGYSRHNLQQKWRQARGAGDVTGVARGDAISARRECGAPCQPPSSRGGGCRGSSRFRRERRPQHGRDRGRSGPLQGQEDQEDITAFDLSPDDEVLVTASRALLLAQWAWREGSVTRLWKAIHTAPVATMTFDPTSTLLATGGCDGAVRVWDVVRHYGTHHFRGSPGVVHLVAFHPDPTRLLLFSSAADAAIRVWSLQDRSCLAVLTAHYSAVTSLAFSADGHTMLSSGRDKICIIWDLQSHQAVRTVPVFESVETAVLLPEEPASELGVKSPGLHFLTAGDQGTLRVWEAASGQCVYTQARPPGPGRELTHCTLARTAGLLLSATADHNLLLYEARSLRLQKQFAGYSEEVLDVRFLGPEDSHIIVASNSPCLKVFELQTSACQILHGHTDIVLALDVFRKGWLFASCAKDQSVRIWRMNKAGQVVCVAQGPGHTHSVGTVCCSRLKESFLVTGSQDCTVKLWPLPKALLSKNTAPDSGPVLLQPQTTQRCHDKDINSVAIAPNDKLLATGSQDRTAKLWALPQCQLLGVFSGHRRGLWCVQFSPMDQVLATASADGTIKLWALQDFSCLKTFEGHDASVLKVAFVSRGTQLLSSGSDGLVKLWTIKNNECVRTLDAHDDKVWGLHCSRLDDRALTGASDSRVILWKDVTEAEQAEEQARQEEQAVRQQELDNLLHEKRYLRALGLAVSLDRPHTVLTVIQAIRRDPEACEKLEATVLRLRRDQKEALLRFCVTWNTNSRNCHEAQAVLGVLLRHEDPEELLAYEGVHAALEALLPYTERHFQRLSRTLQAATFLDFLWHNMKLPVLAAAPMPWETHKGTLS